agagaagggcactctataaaattgctattggttctatcaaatatatttgagtctctgggaatttaaattagaacctagACAATTAAACCTGGCAATGTTTGAAACCCTTGTGTGCATCAGCTTCTGATACATCCTCACTAATACCAGATTGAAGAAATGTGGACAGAATCCACATTCCATTTTGACTCTACATTAACAGCCAGGCAAAAGCATTGGTGTAGAGGACAACTCCAGAGCTCGTATGCTGGCACTGCTTATTTCAGCAAGGGTCCACATGTGCTGTGGACCTCTGGATCTGCAGTGCTACATGAAGAAAGTCCTAGGAAATAATCTTAAGCACCAGCCTGACAATCACCTACACTGTTTAATTGTTAGCATGCATGGGCTCTTGGGCTATGTCAACTAGGACATTTCAGATGAGTGCCTGAGTGTGATTTAGGGCATTAGCCTCTACAATAGACCATTCCAAGCTGGTTGTTTGAACCCAGCTCCATTTTACTAGGCCTTAATTGTTCCAATTAAGTACTTATAAAAGTTGCacattttttaatatattgTATACATAGATTATATGATTTGAATTATTAAATTTAATATATAACTTGAACTACATAAACATTATATTGCTCATTTTAATATTtaatatttaatttttaaatattCTTTGAgtgttttcttctgaaaaaggcaatacttgaaaaaaaatgcaacaaaatctttttcttttaaagccaCTCAAATTTCAAATAGGAATTTTTACTATATGTGTTTCCTCCTAAAGAGTTTCATCATgttttctgatttttctttaGAGATATGGACCAAATCCTTGATGCTTATGAAAATAAGAAGTCCTTTTACCTTTATACAGGCAGAGGGCCATCCTCTCAGGCAATGCATGTTGGTCATCTTATCCAATTTATCTTTGCAAAGTAAGTTATTTCTGCTGTTTATATTAATCAAAGCATTTTCTAAGGAAGTGTTGAATGTGATTTATGGAACTGCCAAAATGATACATTGCAGGGAGTTCTGTGTAAGTGAGGTGAATATTAATGAACTTAATGCAATCTTACCTTCAGTGAAAAGTGATCATAATCCGTGCATTGCTGTTGTGGTTTTAAGCAGAACAGACTGCTCTTTTACCTCTTCCCCAGTTAAGCAGTTCCAGGCCTAAGTGACAGCATTGTCAAAGTCGACTAGACCTTACTCCTCCACCAGGGAGTCAAGAACCTGCTTGTCCTTCCcagcaggagaaagagagggggaaagggaagaaaactgaTTCCGCAACCAATTTTATAGGGAAGCAGAATTTAGGATTATGAAATATGAAGATTACACTTTCTGGTACACCTTCTGGACACTAGCTCCTGGAGATCTTTAACTTTGTGGTTTTCTTAAAGGCATTAACCTCAAACTGCAACAGTGACCATAAAGCCTTCTTCCTTGCACCCTTAGCTCTGTGGCACTCCTTAGAACTTCTGTTCATAAACATAAGTTTTCACTGAGACTCAGTAACTGAATAATGCAGTGTCTGCAGCAGTAGGACATACAGATGTACTCAAAGAGCTAAAACTCTCTTTGAACTCTGTTCTCATTGCAAATGATGATTGCTGTCATATGTACAGGAAAGGATAAATGTGAGCCTTTTTTTCCAGATAAGATGTTGTTATAATCACTCTAAAGTGTTTCTTCTCTGCACATCAATATAACTGCATGTGCacacaaagaaaagagaagcagaCCTCTTTATAGCTTTTGTTTAGATATATAGAATTATTTTGACTGCTTGACTTACAGCTTGATTTTAATTTTGAGATTAaatctttctgcttttattAGGTGGTTGCAAGAAGTATTTGATGTTCCCTTAATTATACAGTTAACTGATGATGAGAAATACCTTTGGAAGGACCTAACAACTGAGAAGGCATACGAGTACGCTAGAGAAAATGCAAAAGACATCATTGCGTGTGGCTTTGACATCAATAAAACCTTTATATTTTCTGATTTAGACTATTTAGGGTAAGTATTAATTTCTGTAGAGCattgtaatgaaaaaaaaaggcttttattTTTACTCCAACTTTTGACATCCAGGAATCTTTTTAAAAAGTGTATCTGAATTTGAAAGTCTCAAGACAGGTTTTACAACACTTTAGGCAAGCTTATGAATTTTTCTGCTGTGTAATGTTTTTTATATATACTGATGTCATTCCCCTGTATAACATGTGAACAAATATTTCTGTGCAATGCTTAAATTAAAATGATGAAAAGCATCTTAAGCCAGCAAAGTTGTAAAAATAACTGAATCTCAAGCCTTCGGATTGATTTAAGATGGTAGCAAATTCTTTTGAGATGTGTTTTTATCTGCATCAGCAAAAGGCATTTTAGCAACTTACTAGGATCAGTGAATTTAGTAACACAGCATGGAGGATTATTATTTGAACTTTGAGTGAAGTTTAAAGAAAATTTAAGGAAAAGAAACTGCTATTGGAAATGCCTTCTCAGAAGGAAGAAGTTTtatggcagagctcagaattGAAGTTGTGCGGTTTGTGCCTCAATGGAATGGGCGTCCCTTCCAAGTGGGGTGATAAACTTCCTCAAAGATTTGGATGAGAGAATATGTATTTTAGAGACTAACTGTATAAtgtacagatcacagaatgtgaagcagtttttcctcctttcactCCTCTGATTTTCCTGCCATAGAAAAAATACCTTAACATGAATCTGAGAAGGGCAGGGCAGAAACAcagtttccttttcttcatcaaAAATACAAAAGGAAGTTGCCTTGGGATATTAGCCTGGGGAAAATGAGATTCTGGAAATTTAAGCTTCTATTCCTTTAGTGAAACTCAGTGTCCTGTATGGGATACACACTGGGGAAACCAAGCAACACAGAAGAAGTGATCTATTCAGGTTGTGCCTGACTTCACAGAGAAGCATAAGTAAAAGTCAGGCTCAATGTGGAATTTTGGCACTCTTTACAAATTTATATATTTCTTAGTTTAAACAGTTAATTATGTCAAAAAATGTTTGTACTAAATGTTAGGAGGTAGGAAAAATTAATTAAACTTCAAAGACGTAACATTCTTCTTTGTAAATAATTCTCTGATTGTCATCTCCACAAAATGCAGGCCACAAAATATCTGAAACAGGTTTCATCCtagattttttttgtcatttttaGCTTTTGGATCACTTTCTGCTCTTCTTATTTTGTTTTTCCACTTTCTTTCTCGCAGAAAAAGTACTGGATTCTACAAAAACATTGTCAAAGTTCAGAAGCATGTTACTTTTAACCAAGTCAAAGGAATCTTTGGATTTACAGACAGTGATTGCATTGGTATGAAAATAATGTTATTAAAAGTGATGCTTGCTTTCACTCACTGTGGCGTTATTTAAGTAACAATTGAAAGAGATTAGTATCTGCCACACATGAAATGGACAGAAAAAGCAAGACGACCCCATGCTTctagcccctcaattcaagagagatgttgaggtgctggaacatgtccagagaagggcaacaaagctggtgagaggcctggaacacaaaccctatgaggagaggctgagggagctggggctgtttagcctggagaagaggaggctcaggggtgacctcattgctgtctacaactacctgaagggaggatgtagccagatggggttggcctcttctcccaggcaaccagcaacagaacaaggggacacagtctcaagttgtgccggggtaggtataggctggatgttaggaggaagttcttcccagagagagtgatttgccattggaatgggctgcccagggaggtggtggagtcaccgtccctggaggtgttcaagaaaagcctgtctgaggcacttagtgccatggtctagttgactggatagggctgggtgctaggttggactggatgatcttggaggtctcttccaacctggtcaattctacgattctaaaaGGCTGTTACTGTGATTCCTTCAGTGTAAAAACCATTTTACATTGAAATATCTAGAATGATGCCTAACTTTTTGGCCTTAGTAACAGCAAAGTACAAAGCACCCAACAGTGGAGTATGCAGGATAAATAACTtacttgtttggtttttctaAAATTGTGATTATAGTCACTTGTACCTCCAAGAAATTTCTACTTCAAATTTATATAGAAGCTTTTCAGAAAAAAGATATATTAATACACATGCATATACATAGATGGGAGAGTAAAGGAGTGCTCAAAAGCCTAATAATCAAGGTACTAGGTGACTCGCATTTCCTTAATTGTGATTCCAGGTTTCCATCCTAATGGCTACAAGACAGATTTTATGTCAAAGACAGCGTTAAAGTCTCAGGGTTCCTGAGTACTAACAGCACTCTTTGTCCACCAGCTGGGCCAATGACGTATTTTCAGCCATCACTATATAACCAAGGAACAGGCTTCTATTTTACAGTGCTCTTATAAAATGGCTTCATTACATGTTTGGAAAATTCTGCtatctgctttctcttctgagAGGATTTTGATTGGGGAATACACATCTGAGATTTTTCATGAGTACAGTATGCATATAGCAGTGATTCTAAGATCTtagaggatgttaggaggaagttcttcacagagagtgatttgccattggaatgggctgcccagggaggtggtggagtcaccatccctggatgtgctcaagaaaagactggatgaggcacttagtgccatggtctaattgactggatagggctgggtgctagattggactggatgatcttggaggtctcttccaacctgcctgactctatgattctatgaactagcCTAGTAAGTAGCTCTATAGTCATTCTCtcacagacagaaaacaaatgaGCAGCTCAGAGCAATGTGTTTTTCTGGAAAGGGTAGATGGTTCAGTGGTGAAGAGAGTAAGTGCCGATGAACCCTTTCTGAAATCTTTGTCATAAtagcttgcttttttttcattAGTTTCAGTGTTGAAGGTTTGTTGACATTTGGGAAAGTAAAGATGAAAAGATAAGGCAACACTGTTAAATATAGATGTTGATCTTCAACTAAGCATCTGAATGATTCACTTTGCATTTTACACATTTCACAAAGTTCAATTTGTCATTGCCTACACTGGCTGCTTAGCTTTTACAAACATGTTTTTTCCCTAGGAAAGATCAGTTTTCCTGCTATTCAAGCTGCCCCATCCTTCAGTTCATCATTTCCACAGATCTTCAATGGCAAAGAGAACATTCATTGCCTTATCCCGTGTGCTATTGATCAGGTAAGTAAATCATATTGCTTAATTTGGCTTAAATAGATTTGTTTTTCTAATAGACCATTCAAGCTTTGTCGTAATAAACATCTGTAAAACATTCCTGCAAGCACCtttctgaggcagaagctggaaGAGATAAAAGGGTGTTGTGCTGTGTCCTGACAAAGATTAAGGCTTAACCCAACAATTATGTATTCATGCCAATCTTGATTCTGTGTTGATCTAAACTTAGTTCACAGTGAGCTAACATCTTTGAAGGCAAAGAGTAAAATCTATGCCTAAGTATACTGACACGGGGGTATGAAGAAACTTAGGGGCATCTCCACAGTAACTAGGACAAGATGTCATGAGCTCAACTTGCAGCACAAGAGTTTTATCTTGAACCACAGCGGGGGAACCTCATATCAATTAGAATGAAAAAAGCACAAAAATATTTtgtcagaaaggctgcagagccttAACAATTCCAATCTATAGAGAGAGGATGGGAGAGCGTCAGCTACAAATCACAGTGGTAGTGTCATTACTTTAGATAAGTATGGTTCCCAGGAATCAAATTCTTCACTTGCCAGATTTAGCTATTTTAGGCTTAGAGGCAGGCACCATAAGATGCTGTAATTACATTCATCAGCCATAATACCATGTGGTAATATTGTTGTAGCTGATTTAAGTCAGAtcatcagcacagcactgctggcttgGTCACTGATTTAGATTAGATTCAGTGCCAGTTGTTAAACACTTTAGGAGGAAGCTTGCATGTCATTCTGCATGTGCCATCAGGCATACTAAGTGTAGTTTTCACAACTATTTGAATGCATAGAAATCTTTGTAAACACAGCTATTAACTGAAAGAATTGGAGGGTACAGCGAAACTACAGAAATAGTTGTTCCTCTGAAGGAAGTGAACTGGAAGTAGGTTCTGGAATGTTTTGtagtttgttttttggggggtttataGGCTTTGGGGGATTTTTTGAGAGCATGAATGAGTCAGCACTAATCAGCTTTTAAACCACATTGTTCTAGGATCCTTATTTTAGAATGACCCGGGATGTGGCACCTAGAATTGGACAGCCTAAACCAGCCTTACTGCACTCAGTcttcttcccagccctgcaaggAGCACAGACAAAGATGAGTGCTAGTGATCCAAACTCCTCCATCTTCCTCACTGATACACCCAAACAAATCAAGACAAAGGTATGAATCTGAAAAACCTGAGAGCACACAGCTTTAGAACAAAAAGAAGTGGTGGTCCTCATAGTTACAGTGAcagttttaaaatgttttccttAAACATATCTGCATCTTTTTCCCATGCCTTTCATGACAAAACTTCTTCAGGAATTGACCAAGCTATGCATATTTAGCTCGGCTATCAAATACCTGTTTTGCCTTCCCAACTAGTGTAACAGGGCAAACATTAGCCAGAACGATGTGCAAAACGTTATGTTTGTTTATCTGATATCTGCAGAGCAGTAGTGTAACAATAGGAGCTATGGAGACATGTGCTCTAAAAATAAATATTATGTTGCCATAGTTTTGAAATCTAGCAATCCATGATGTAAATCAAACAAACAGCTCCTCTTGACTGCCTCTCaatgctggggacaccaagcACTGCACAGTGTCAGTTACAACACATTAGACTgcatacagttctggagcccccattacaagaagggtgttgacatgctggagtgtgtccagagaagggccactgggatgatcagagggctggagcacctctcctatgaggacagactgaaaatgttggggctgttcagtctggagaagagtaggctccaagatgaccttcttgtggcctttcagcatctgaaagggacctacaaaaaagctggggggggactttttaggatatcagggagtgacaggactagggggaatggagcgaagctggagatgggtaggttcaggctggacatgaaaaggaagttgttcaccatgagagtggtgagagcctggaatgggttgctcagggaggtggttcaggtcccgtccctggcagtgtttaaggccaggctggatggggctctggccagcctgatctagggtagggtgttcctgcccatggcaggggagttggaactagatgatccttgtggtcccttccaaccatgactgattctGCTTTTGCTGATGCTTGGAGATCTGCTGCTACCATGCACTCCTCCCTTCATTTCACAAATCATTACGTAGAATTTCACCTATGTTTTAGAAGGGGTCTTTTCTTCTATCTGATTATGTACCTAGTGCCTTTTTGAGCTTAAAGGAAAACTCCCTCTTATCTAGTGAGAGATTATTTAATGTTAcagtatttaaaaacaaataaataaaaatcagtGTTTGGGAAAGGATTTATGGGTATAACCAGACATGAAATAACTACCTgtcaaaacaggaaaaaaagatataTATGTTGTTTCTGCTAGGTGGACTTGGATTAATTCTTTTTATGATTCCATCTCAGGATGATTCATTATCTTATGTAGAAACTGATTAAACAGTACAGTTTTGAAGAACTGGAATTCTTCCTGTGTTTGGATTATACAAATGTCAGGTGTTTTGCACAGTTACAGGGATGCTGTCTGAAAAAGGAATCTGTCATTTCAGAAGTAGCAAGTAGTTAGTAATTGCAAAGGGATCCAGTTAATAAGTCCTATTTCTGCTCTCTTTAAACTAGTTAGAAAAGTAATAAATTAATTCTAATGCTAGAAATATAAAAgctataaagaaaaaaatctgaagaTAATGTAAAGTACTGAGTGATGAAGGACAAGCTGAAATACATTTCAGCTTCTGAGGCCCATCAGAATCAAGTCCTTACAGAAACAGAGCTTGAGTGAAAGATCACCTGTTGTTATGACAAATAAATTAAGAAATGGAGTAGGAAAGGTGCCTGCTGGTGATGGATGAAAGTTAAAAATGAAGCACCACTGCTGCACAAAAATTACCATTTACAGCATTTTTCAGCTTGCCAGTACATTGCTAAGTAATGAGGTTCAAAACATACAGGTAACAGAAGATGAAAAATTGCTAGATACTAGGAAAGGATGAGAAGCTTCTGGGATATCAAAGGAGATGAATGACAACATTATAATAAACCATTTTTATCTCATCTATCAACACCAAACTACAGGTCAGTTATTTATTTTTCACAGAAAatgttctggtttggttttatatTCAAAATTTCTACTAATTCAGGGAAAATATCATTGCATCATTGCAGATAAGTCTGAAACCCTCAGTCAACAAGTAGGTGCCAGAATATGTGAAAGGTGAACTTTAATAAAGGAAATATTTTGTATAAAACAATGTCTAGCACATTGTATCAAATCCCTTTTACCTTAACAAAGAAGGCAAACTggagagatgaggaagagaaaaaaaaatcatacaaagactttcaaaatctaGTACAGAGAGAGGTGAAAGGAAGGGCAAAACAATATGTACAAACTTAGCTTTACAGACACTGAGACAGCTATTCAGGCTGTCCTACAGTGGAAGAATAGATGTAATAGGGCAGACAGTGATTTATTTCCTTGAGATACTCATCGATGCATCACTTTTGTAGGTAATTCATTGCCACAAGACATTATCTGTAGCATGCTGGTTAGAAAGATTCAGAAAAGGACTTGATAGTTGTACAGGCAATAAGAATGTTCAGAAATTGTAAATATATGACATTTCCTAGATACCAGAACTAaagtgaagtaaaaaaaaaaaatctgctttgtATGCTTGTGTGTCTTTTGACTGTTGATGGTATCTGAAAAAGAGCCAAATGAAAGCTGATCTTGTGGTTGGAAGAtacttttttctcccttctcctggcaatttattttctttgaaTTCGTAGGAAGCTCAGCATCTTCTGGTGATTCTACACATGGATGCTTTTGCTGAATAGGCCAGTGGCTTGCAAATTTACTGGGAATGGGATTAGCAAGTAGGTCTATTCACCAGTGCAGTTCATGTACCATAGAAAGTTGTGCTAAAAAAGAGGGAGGGTTTCAGTACTTACTCCATTTTCAGACTGAACAATTCAGTGTGTGTCTAATTTTAGCCATTCTGTCCAGAATTTTGTAATCCTTACAtttgccttctcttttttcccttttccctgagagaaggagactaggTTCTCTCTAGTATTTCTTCAAAACTCTTCATCCCTTCTTCACCTCTttcaaaattaatttcttaACAAGTATCTTATTTGCTCTTACATGAAGTACATTTCCTTCAAGCACATATTCTATCCCACTAGACAACAGCTTCAGCAAAAAAGgacttttttattattatttttcaaGATTGGGTAAttcttgctttatttttgttCTGATCATGCAAATCTCTGCTGGATTCTAATTTTGTGCCTCTACTTCAGGCCTAAGGCTCTGCATTAACTTGCCCCACTCACCCCCAGCTAGTTAATACAGTGTGTGGAGGATCGTGACACAGCTCTGTTTATGATATACTTATCCAGAATTTAGTAGCAATCAGACAATAACATCATGATGTTGTTTCAGATTAACAAGCATGCCTTCTCAGGAGGCAGAGATACTGTCGAAGAGCACAGGAAGTACGGCGGTAACTGTGATGTTGATGTGTCTTTCATGTACTTGACTTTCTTCCTAGAAGATGATGACAGGCTTGAACAACTGAAGCAAGTAAGTAGCCGAGCTGAAGAGAATAGTATTCATTCATTACCACGAGGGCAAAGGTGTTACTAAGTCCTCCTATTTACCTTCTCCAGGAGGGTAATTGTGGtgctctgctctccatccactccaAGTTCCAATATTGAgatctttgcttttgtttcttttttctcacAGAACAATTTATCTCTTACTTAAAgctaaataaatatataaatccTTCATATTTTCATAAGTAACTCTGAGACTATAGAACAACATCCCTTTTCAAATTAGGCCACCTTAGGGATTAATGTTTTAATTGTATGATACACTCTGCCAGTTCATTACGTGCAAGGAACCTAAATATTCTGCAAAACTAGAGAAGTTCACATCTAAAGTTTGCTGGGGCTTTGGTGCTTTATCACAGTAAGTGTAATAGCTATGAGACACTGATCCTAAGCAAAAACTGATACACAGAAGTTGCGTTTCCTTAAGCCTATCTGGCAGAATTCTGCCTTTGGAGGTAGTAGCATGACATTTCATATCCTTCAGCTATCTGATCAGTACTAGGCAGTGTGTGTTCCTGGAAGGCAGTACCTGTACTGTGCTGTTGATAGTACCCATGTCATATTTTATCAGCTTTTCCTTACTGGAAACAGCTGCAAGAAAGTCAAGAACTACTATTTCTTCTCCTCACACTAGAGCAATTCTGGACAGCTACCATGCGAACTGTTGTAAATTCCTTATGGAAATCTGGAGCACATTTGACATATTGAGCAGTTTTCCATTAGTCTCTAACCACTGAACAACAGCATAACTCTGCTACAGAGCTCAACTCCTGGAGCActacccctcaaaaaaaaaaaacaccactgaAATGACACCAATTGAGTTCCTTTTTTGTTAACATCTTTTACTGTTGCTGAGTGAGTATCAGCAACAGTCGCACTTTGAATTGGTATtaggaagggggaaggaaggtgAGTCTATTGCCATTTCAAATCATATCTGAATGGCCGCAGCCATGACTTCTATTCAGGGCTGAACCAGTCAGCTGTGAATTTGTTCTTCTAGTTAAAGCATGTTCAGTGTCACAGCAACTGAACAGATTACCAACTGTGAATATGACTACTAGTGTGAACCCAGAGTCTGAATGTCTTTGCTCTAAGAAGGATATTTTTATCACCTAATCTCTTACCCAAATGCAATGAGAGAAAAATATGAGAATTTGTACCTCTCATTGCAGAGAAAAATTGTTTAGGCTGACTGGGGAGAAAAATAAGCAGTTTCCTGCAAGTAATTGTGAGGATTTCCCAATTAAATTCTTGTGAATGTAGCTTATTCAGTCCATACAGCTCATCACATATGAAATTGCCCAGCTGCCTTAATCTCTTGAAAGGCAACCAGCAATTATTAAAGCTGTTTGTTTCAGAGTGATACCACATGATCTGCTAAGGCATGTGCTTATTTTTAAGACATCCAAATCTGTATTTGCTAGGGGCAGGCTTTTAAAGAAATGCTTCTCAGTGAGTCTTTTTTCCATGTAGCACCATATTTAGGAATCAACACTCTCTTGACAGGCATACACAAGTGGGGAATTGCTCACGGGTGAGCTGAAGAAAGTTCTTATTGAAACACTGCAGCCCTTGGTAGCAGCTCATCAAGAGAGACGGAAGCAGGTCACAGATGAAATAGTGAAGCAGTTCATGACTCCACGGAAGCTGGCTTTTGAATTTTGAAGAAATGTGTGAAGTAATTAACACTCAATTAACCAAAACTGATTAACTGTTGTCTTTTGTTCTATGTCATCACTCCCTAGTTATGTACAGTCTGCAATTAGTGCTTTATAAATACTGCTATTAATAAGTTAATTACAATGAACATCAGGAACTAATTAAATTGGGACTCCCATCTATTTAAAATCAGAATATATAAGCAAGAATTCTCCTTGCAGAAAAGCATGTTTGTCAGCACAATATTGTATTTTATTGTATTACAAGTTGAAATTATAAATAAAAATTTCATTTTGAAGACAAAGCCTAACTTGGAAGTTGTTTTAGATATGTTCATAAGAGGTCATATATCAAGATAATAAATAGTGGCTCCATTATTTGTTTTCTTACATCCTGTGTACCATAGTTTACTAGACTGCAGGTCCCTTTGGGCTACTGGGAACATGCTACACACAAAGATACTGAATTTCATAAAAAAGATTACACAGTGAGGTAGGCCTGGGATAAACACAGGAAGAACACATGCAATTCTCAGCCCCTCACACTGGCTTCTGCAGTTGTTCCCACTCACTTTTGCAACTCATCAGTAATTCCTTTTTCTTGACACCAACTGTATTTCAGATACACCCACAGGAGGAGACATTTTTAGTCGTCTGCACACAGGAGCTTATTAGGAAAGCTGAGCTACTGTATTTTCAAGCCCAGGGCTGACAATGGATGGTATCAACACTGCCTAACAGTAAATGGTTGCTTAGTCTGACTTGCAAGCGTTCTTTTACTGTCTCCATTCAGAGGATGTAGTGCCTGAAAACAGGGTCAGCTGAGAATAATACAGTATGAAGCAGAGATTGCAGAAAagatccaggcagagctgggctaaATCGCTACCCATCAGGACAGCACTTAGATAAATATACTCCTTGCAGAGACAAATGGTGGTAGCAGACTTAAGAGGCATCCAAAGAGGAATTCCAGATCGCAAGGGTTCAAATTAATTTTTCTCTTGTCAGGACTTCCTCATTAAAGGAAGTTTGGTGTTGAATGCCCCAAGATGTAACGGGGTGTGGTAGGTCGCTTTGGGAGAGCTCTGGTAGAGCTTTGGTCTTTCCTTTCACTCCCCTTTAAGGTGACATACTCTTCTTCTGTCTGCTCTTTTAACTCTGTGCTTGGATCAACACTTCAGAGAAGAATGATGCTGATTGTTTGGCACCATGGATGTGAACTTGTCTAAAAAGCCTGCTCCCGAGGTGAGATGAGCTAATTAAAGCATTTCTGCCTTTAGAGGCTTCCTTTCTGAAGCAGTAGTGTGgctattcttcttttttttcagttgacaTCTTCAAAGTTAATACATTTGTGAAAGAGAAATAATTGTTAGGAAAGTCAAAAATCCTTTCCAGATCCGCATTTGGCAAAAACATATGGCTGCTCCTAATGGCTTAGTTCAAAGGGAGGAGAGTATGCACTTTAAAATGTTGAAGGTGAAAATCCTAACCACACTCTACAACTTTGAGGTTCCCCTTTAACTTCCCTAGCCCCACTACAGCACAGATTTTATGGCAGCCTTTGCCTTGAGA
This genomic interval from Pogoniulus pusillus isolate bPogPus1 chromosome 1, bPogPus1.pri, whole genome shotgun sequence contains the following:
- the WARS1 gene encoding tryptophan--tRNA ligase, cytoplasmic, with the translated sequence MADNPNCDLKSLSPLQLFQRVTEQGEKVRALKAGKAPKDEIDAAVRMLLSLKLSYKATTGQDYQAGLPPKDLVLINNGTNKEEDEDFVDPWTVQTSNAKGVDYDKLIVRFGSSKIDTDLINRIERATGQKPHRFLRRGIFFSHRDMDQILDAYENKKSFYLYTGRGPSSQAMHVGHLIQFIFAKWLQEVFDVPLIIQLTDDEKYLWKDLTTEKAYEYARENAKDIIACGFDINKTFIFSDLDYLGKSTGFYKNIVKVQKHVTFNQVKGIFGFTDSDCIGKISFPAIQAAPSFSSSFPQIFNGKENIHCLIPCAIDQDPYFRMTRDVAPRIGQPKPALLHSVFFPALQGAQTKMSASDPNSSIFLTDTPKQIKTKINKHAFSGGRDTVEEHRKYGGNCDVDVSFMYLTFFLEDDDRLEQLKQAYTSGELLTGELKKVLIETLQPLVAAHQERRKQVTDEIVKQFMTPRKLAFEF